From the genome of Spirosomataceae bacterium TFI 002, one region includes:
- a CDS encoding phosphatidate cytidylyltransferase produces the protein MTDRLSQYSNLTQRIIAALVAVPIIIASIFYSPVTFWLLFLFISILTQYEFYKLIGLNGNLPLSIYGTLCGATLNTLAFLIEREILPFRYYYLIIPLLTVTFFIKLYKKSDSKPFENLGYTFLGIIYVAVPFTLVNELVIEEGHYKPYLMMGVLLILWVNDSGAYFAGSLMGKRKLFERISPKKTWEGLIGGAVFSVIAAFIYGQYYTQLELWKWLGIAVIIVITGTLGDLVESLFKRSIAIKDSGSIIPGHGGFLDRFDGLLLSMPFILTFLKIFV, from the coding sequence ATGACTGATAGACTTAGCCAATACTCTAATTTAACTCAAAGGATTATTGCAGCTTTAGTGGCTGTGCCTATTATTATCGCTAGTATTTTTTACTCGCCGGTAACTTTTTGGTTATTATTTCTTTTTATTTCTATTTTGACACAATATGAGTTTTATAAACTGATAGGTCTTAATGGAAACCTTCCTCTATCTATTTATGGTACATTATGCGGTGCAACGCTAAATACTTTGGCTTTTTTGATTGAAAGAGAGATTTTGCCATTCAGGTATTATTACCTCATCATTCCATTACTTACGGTTACTTTCTTTATTAAACTCTATAAAAAATCGGACTCCAAGCCTTTTGAAAACTTGGGCTATACTTTTTTGGGAATTATATATGTAGCTGTTCCATTTACCTTGGTAAATGAGCTTGTAATAGAAGAAGGACATTACAAGCCGTATTTGATGATGGGTGTGTTACTGATCTTGTGGGTTAATGATAGTGGGGCTTATTTTGCAGGAAGTCTAATGGGTAAGAGAAAGCTATTTGAGCGAATCTCTCCAAAGAAAACATGGGAAGGTTTGATAGGTGGTGCTGTGTTTTCTGTTATAGCTGCATTCATATATGGACAATACTATACTCAGCTAGAGCTTTGGAAGTGGTTGGGGATTGCTGTAATTATTGTGATCACAGGCACACTTGGAGACTTAGTAGAGTCGTTATTTAAGAGAAGTATTGCTATTAAAGACTCAGGATCTATAATCCCTGGGCATGGTGGTTTCTTAGACAGGTTTGATGGTCTCTTGCTTTCTATGCCTTTTATTCTTACTTTTTTGAAAATATTCGTGTGA
- a CDS encoding CarboxypepD_reg-like domain-containing protein has protein sequence MRSLVLLLFIGICSLGAYDSYAQGQEKYITFSGFVIDGKSDEPLPGAYIINERAGRGTLSNSKGYFLIDVFPGDSLVFSYLGFKKQYHIIPKDVTLNYSAVVELMENATMLKEVKVYPFRNEEEFKLALIEMELPDARDRDILDQNFSKANLERAMALQGMGAGANYRYAMNQQLMQIQSQGQMTVNPLTNVFSWGNFIKSVKDGSFQSNFKKKSPDYVVPRDAGTRDQIFRNSGN, from the coding sequence ATGAGGAGTTTAGTGTTGTTATTATTTATTGGAATATGTTCTCTTGGAGCTTATGATAGCTATGCCCAAGGGCAGGAAAAGTATATTACTTTTTCGGGTTTTGTTATTGACGGAAAGTCGGATGAACCGCTTCCTGGGGCCTATATTATCAATGAAAGAGCTGGTAGAGGGACATTAAGTAACAGTAAAGGTTACTTCTTAATCGATGTGTTTCCGGGAGATAGTTTGGTGTTTAGCTACCTTGGATTTAAGAAGCAATACCATATCATTCCAAAGGACGTAACGCTTAATTATTCGGCTGTTGTGGAGTTGATGGAGAATGCTACGATGTTAAAAGAAGTTAAAGTTTATCCATTCAGAAATGAGGAAGAATTTAAACTTGCTTTGATAGAAATGGAGTTGCCAGATGCTCGTGATCGAGATATTTTGGATCAAAACTTTAGTAAAGCAAACTTAGAAAGAGCAATGGCACTGCAAGGTATGGGTGCTGGGGCAAATTATAGATATGCAATGAATCAGCAGCTCATGCAGATTCAGTCTCAGGGACAAATGACTGTGAACCCCTTAACGAATGTTTTTTCTTGGGGTAATTTTATCAAATCAGTTAAAGACGGAAGTTTTCAATCCAACTTTAAAAAGAAATCACCAGATTATGTAGTTCCACGAGATGCTGGAACAAGGGATCAAATATTCCGAAATAGCGGTAATTAA